The following proteins are encoded in a genomic region of Natrinema sp. DC36:
- the ilvA gene encoding threonine ammonia-lyase: MLEHSDILEARERVRETSRHTPLEHSHTYSSMTGADIRLKLENFQRTGAFKIRGATNRIATLSAAQKEAGVVTASAGNHAQGVALAATRSGVDSKIVMPEHAPISKVKATKSYGAEVVLSGRDYNEAAERAHELEREEDRTYVHAFDDEYIMAGQGTIGLEILEDCPEVETVVVPIGGGGLISGIAVAIKEQKPDTRVIGVQADGASSAAASLAKGERVSIDEVDTIADGIATRSIGERTFPYIREYVDEVVTVSDPEIAVALVYLLERSKTLVEGAGAVPLAAVLFEKFDYVEDEVIVPALCGGNIDLNTLANVIVRGLVETGRYLKIRTVLKDRPGALDDLLDIFTAHRANIYAIHHDHTSRDVEMSDTEVELELEMRGPDHVDEFLTALRDAGYEVDVLA, encoded by the coding sequence ATGCTCGAACACTCGGATATTCTCGAGGCGCGCGAGCGAGTACGAGAGACATCTCGACACACGCCCCTCGAGCACTCGCACACCTATTCGTCGATGACCGGGGCCGATATCCGCCTGAAACTGGAGAACTTCCAGCGGACGGGCGCGTTCAAGATCCGCGGCGCGACGAACCGAATCGCGACGCTCTCGGCGGCCCAGAAGGAGGCGGGCGTCGTGACGGCCAGCGCGGGCAACCACGCGCAGGGAGTCGCGCTCGCGGCCACGCGATCGGGCGTCGACTCGAAGATCGTCATGCCCGAACACGCGCCGATCTCGAAGGTCAAGGCGACCAAGAGCTACGGCGCGGAGGTGGTCCTCTCCGGGCGGGACTACAACGAGGCCGCCGAGCGCGCCCACGAACTCGAGCGCGAGGAGGACCGGACCTACGTCCACGCCTTCGACGACGAGTACATCATGGCCGGCCAGGGGACGATCGGCCTCGAAATCCTCGAGGACTGCCCGGAGGTCGAAACGGTCGTCGTCCCGATCGGCGGCGGCGGGCTCATCAGCGGCATCGCGGTCGCGATCAAGGAGCAAAAACCCGACACGCGAGTGATCGGGGTGCAGGCCGACGGTGCCTCGAGCGCCGCCGCGTCCCTCGCGAAGGGCGAGCGCGTCTCGATCGACGAGGTCGATACGATCGCGGACGGGATCGCGACCCGCAGTATCGGCGAGCGGACGTTCCCCTACATTCGGGAGTACGTCGACGAGGTCGTCACCGTCTCCGATCCCGAGATCGCCGTCGCGCTGGTCTACCTGCTCGAGCGCTCGAAGACTCTCGTCGAGGGCGCTGGCGCAGTGCCCCTCGCCGCCGTCCTGTTCGAGAAGTTCGACTACGTCGAGGACGAGGTCATCGTCCCCGCGCTCTGCGGCGGGAACATCGATCTCAACACGCTCGCCAACGTCATCGTCCGCGGACTGGTCGAGACCGGCCGCTATCTGAAGATCAGGACCGTCCTGAAGGACCGTCCCGGCGCGCTCGACGACCTCCTGGACATCTTCACCGCCCACCGCGCGAACATCTACGCCATCCACCACGATCACACCTCCCGCGACGTCGAGATGAGCGACACCGAAGTCGAACTCGAACTCGAGATGCGCGGTCCCGACCACGTCGACGAGTTCCTGACGGCGCTCCGGGATGCGGGCTACGAGGTCGACGTGCTCGCCTAA
- a CDS encoding gamma-glutamylcyclotransferase family protein, producing the protein MAVFVYGTLTERERVATVLGDDAHYEFAGRATLEGLHRVDGRYPTLVPGGSVDGRLLAVDDTGLERLDRYEGVETGLYVRVAVPVTGAAGTDGERCWVYVGDPERLGVGATWPGDGPLRERVRTLVSRSDVVVRDHE; encoded by the coding sequence ATGGCCGTTTTCGTTTACGGAACGCTGACCGAACGGGAGCGAGTCGCGACCGTCCTCGGGGACGACGCCCACTACGAGTTTGCCGGCCGCGCGACGCTCGAGGGGCTCCACCGGGTCGACGGTCGGTATCCGACGCTCGTGCCCGGCGGCAGCGTCGACGGGCGGCTACTTGCGGTCGACGATACGGGCCTCGAGCGACTCGACCGGTACGAGGGCGTCGAGACCGGGCTGTACGTCCGCGTCGCGGTGCCGGTGACCGGCGCGGCCGGCACCGACGGCGAGCGGTGCTGGGTGTACGTCGGCGATCCGGAGCGGCTCGGTGTCGGCGCGACGTGGCCGGGGGACGGGCCGCTCCGCGAGCGCGTTCGAACGCTCGTTTCACGGAGCGATGTTGTGGTACGAGATCACGAATGA
- a CDS encoding acyltransferase: MSERISSIDAMRIVAMVGVVVIHTNPFEGLGLSGNLANFLIESTARFAVPFFFMASGYFFALTIARSDPTPQFLDRVSSISSLYLFGLLLTFPIFLAGTAVQASVENRDIVTSVIHKLAAFVSPIELIYYGTSVSEILWFFPALLFSYLFIYLCTNLGLSAYLLPISLGFHLVGLLGSSYTMFVDIPFAIRDGLFFGFFYTSLGYAIYSREWQPDTDRSTLYLGVTVLFGGLHIGERYVLGYVITESTVSQGVYWASYTVGTALVAVSLFVFLLSRPDLGASTAVPSWGRNYAVGIYVAHPPVLYVLEKGAEALSASGYEIRHTILWHLVLTPATFFGALLLYITVSKLRRIRVGGFSLPRGNWMQNR; encoded by the coding sequence ATGTCTGAGCGCATCTCCAGTATCGACGCGATGCGAATCGTTGCGATGGTCGGCGTCGTCGTCATACACACGAATCCGTTCGAGGGGCTCGGGCTGTCCGGCAATCTCGCTAACTTCCTGATCGAATCTACCGCGCGGTTCGCAGTCCCGTTCTTCTTCATGGCGTCCGGGTATTTTTTCGCCCTCACAATCGCTCGCAGCGATCCGACTCCCCAGTTTCTCGATCGAGTATCCAGTATCTCTTCGCTCTATCTGTTCGGGCTACTGCTCACGTTTCCGATTTTCCTCGCGGGAACGGCCGTCCAGGCCAGCGTCGAAAATCGCGATATCGTAACCAGCGTCATCCACAAGCTGGCTGCGTTCGTGTCCCCGATCGAACTGATTTACTACGGGACGTCCGTCTCCGAGATACTGTGGTTCTTCCCGGCGCTACTCTTTTCGTACCTGTTCATCTATCTCTGTACGAATCTCGGTCTGAGTGCGTATCTGTTGCCGATTTCGCTCGGATTCCATCTCGTCGGACTGCTCGGCTCGAGCTATACGATGTTCGTGGATATCCCGTTCGCGATCAGAGACGGACTGTTCTTCGGGTTCTTCTACACGAGCCTCGGCTACGCCATCTACTCGCGCGAATGGCAGCCGGATACCGATCGAAGCACGCTCTACCTCGGAGTGACCGTCCTCTTCGGCGGGCTCCATATCGGTGAACGATACGTCCTGGGCTACGTCATCACGGAAAGTACCGTTTCGCAGGGCGTCTATTGGGCGAGTTATACGGTCGGAACTGCGCTGGTTGCCGTCTCGCTGTTCGTCTTCCTCCTCTCTCGACCGGATCTCGGAGCGTCCACCGCGGTCCCGTCGTGGGGACGGAATTATGCCGTCGGTATTTACGTTGCACATCCGCCCGTGTTATACGTTCTCGAGAAAGGAGCCGAGGCGCTCAGTGCGAGCGGGTACGAGATACGACATACGATCCTCTGGCATCTCGTGTTGACGCCTGCAACCTTCTTTGGGGCCTTGCTACTCTATATCACCGTTTCGAAACTGAGGCGCATTCGCGTCGGTGGGTTTTCCCTGCCGAGGGGAAACTGGATGCAGAATAGATAG
- a CDS encoding PGF-CTERM sorting domain-containing protein, with protein sequence MNRESLLAVATLVVVIGAFTTLALAGAVSDPGASETAGNVEDGGRVSLTEITISADEVTGGTATLAVDTYLEHRGNPVRNVTVVHRATDTKTGLVEDTTERDVETLTDESEVVVSGTVDVPRESSYEIETFVYRDGTRTESASHTVEGVDALTPAYADTDVEFHRFGGDSGGSLADVPAVGYSIESTTADAATLAVDSYLTNTGDDAEADLELEVSARQSDSSVVADSATAELTTIEPGTTASPTVDLEVPQEYDYYLDAVLWRDGTIVGTYRSVANLGPGSLSVDKTGSEGGLEVSDFTGNSDSAADDGGAESDGNASEDSSADGTPGFGVAVTAAALLAAIAFARRFQ encoded by the coding sequence ATGAACCGCGAGTCCCTCCTGGCCGTTGCGACGCTCGTGGTCGTGATCGGGGCGTTCACGACCCTCGCGCTCGCCGGCGCGGTGTCCGATCCCGGCGCGTCCGAGACGGCCGGCAACGTCGAGGACGGCGGTCGCGTCTCGCTGACGGAAATCACGATCAGTGCCGACGAAGTCACCGGCGGGACGGCCACGCTCGCCGTCGACACCTACCTCGAACACCGCGGCAATCCCGTCAGGAACGTCACCGTCGTCCATCGGGCGACCGATACGAAGACCGGTCTCGTCGAGGACACGACCGAACGTGACGTCGAGACGCTGACCGACGAATCCGAAGTCGTCGTCTCGGGGACGGTCGACGTCCCTCGAGAGAGTAGCTACGAGATCGAAACGTTCGTCTACCGGGACGGAACGCGAACCGAGTCCGCCAGCCACACCGTCGAGGGTGTCGACGCGCTGACGCCCGCCTACGCCGACACCGACGTCGAGTTCCACCGCTTCGGCGGCGACTCCGGCGGGAGTCTCGCGGACGTCCCCGCGGTCGGCTACTCCATCGAGTCGACGACTGCCGACGCGGCGACGCTGGCCGTCGACAGTTACCTCACCAATACGGGCGACGACGCCGAAGCGGACCTCGAACTCGAGGTGAGCGCTCGCCAGTCGGATTCGAGCGTCGTCGCCGACTCCGCGACTGCCGAGCTAACGACGATCGAACCAGGAACGACCGCGTCGCCGACCGTCGATCTCGAGGTTCCCCAGGAGTACGACTACTACCTCGATGCGGTCCTCTGGCGGGACGGTACCATCGTCGGTACTTACCGCTCAGTCGCCAACCTCGGGCCGGGCTCGCTGTCCGTCGACAAAACGGGCAGTGAAGGCGGTCTCGAAGTGAGCGATTTCACCGGTAACTCGGACAGCGCCGCAGACGACGGAGGCGCCGAGTCCGACGGCAACGCGAGCGAGGACTCGAGTGCGGACGGGACACCCGGCTTCGGAGTCGCCGTCACCGCCGCTGCTCTGCTCGCGGCGATCGCGTTCGCACGGAGGTTCCAATGA